The following proteins are co-located in the Echinicola sp. 20G genome:
- a CDS encoding arylsulfatase → MKKSTLLILFTMVFGAIYAQDKPNILVIWGDDIGWSNVGFNNNGMMGYKTPNIDRIANEGAVFTDWYGQQSCTAGRAAFILGQHPFRSGLLTIGMPGDSHGIQSSQPTIADLLKPQGYATGQFGKNHLGDQDEHLPTQHGFDEFFGNLYHLNAEEEPEGYYYPKDPEFRKKFGPRGVIHSYSDGRMEDTGPLTKQRMETVDDEFEDAAISFIEKAHADGKPFFVWLSATRMHVWTHLKEESEGVTGIGLYADGMVEHDKAVGRILDKLDELGITDNTIVMYSTDNGAEKFTWPDGGSSPFRGEKGTTWEGGFRVPCAIRWPGVIEPGSIINDIFSHEDMMPTLLAAAGEPSIKEKVLSGYQANGKTFKQHLDGYNMLPFLKGDAEESPRKEIFYFDAGGNLNAIRYGMWKLHFAIMDGAINTAYRKTPSWPLAINLRGDPYEVSFESGLYTRWYGENMWLFVPAQRYAAEFLSTFKDFPPQTGSSLSVDKVVQQLASPPRN, encoded by the coding sequence ATGAAAAAATCAACACTTTTAATACTGTTTACAATGGTCTTTGGGGCAATCTATGCCCAAGACAAACCCAATATCTTGGTGATATGGGGAGATGATATAGGCTGGTCCAATGTGGGCTTTAACAACAATGGCATGATGGGGTATAAAACCCCAAATATCGACCGTATCGCTAATGAAGGAGCTGTTTTTACCGATTGGTATGGACAACAGTCTTGTACAGCTGGTAGAGCTGCCTTTATTTTAGGACAACATCCTTTTAGAAGTGGTTTGTTGACCATTGGTATGCCTGGTGATTCACATGGGATTCAATCTTCCCAACCTACCATTGCTGACTTGCTCAAGCCACAAGGCTATGCGACCGGGCAATTTGGTAAGAACCACTTGGGAGATCAAGATGAACACTTACCTACTCAACATGGTTTTGATGAGTTTTTTGGGAACCTTTATCACCTAAATGCAGAGGAGGAACCTGAAGGCTATTATTATCCCAAAGATCCTGAATTCCGTAAAAAATTTGGTCCTAGAGGGGTAATACACTCATATTCTGATGGTAGAATGGAAGATACCGGGCCATTAACAAAACAAAGAATGGAGACTGTGGATGATGAGTTTGAAGACGCGGCCATTTCCTTTATCGAAAAAGCACACGCAGATGGTAAGCCTTTCTTTGTATGGTTAAGTGCTACCAGAATGCATGTTTGGACTCACTTAAAAGAAGAAAGTGAAGGAGTAACAGGTATTGGACTTTATGCAGATGGTATGGTAGAGCATGACAAAGCAGTAGGTCGTATTCTTGATAAATTAGATGAGCTAGGAATTACAGACAATACCATAGTGATGTATTCTACTGATAATGGTGCTGAAAAATTCACTTGGCCTGATGGTGGTAGTTCTCCGTTCAGAGGAGAAAAGGGAACCACTTGGGAGGGTGGTTTTAGGGTGCCATGTGCCATAAGGTGGCCTGGTGTGATCGAACCGGGATCTATAATAAATGATATTTTCTCTCATGAGGATATGATGCCAACACTTTTGGCAGCAGCAGGAGAACCTAGTATCAAAGAGAAAGTACTGAGTGGCTATCAAGCTAATGGTAAAACATTCAAGCAGCATTTAGATGGGTATAATATGCTTCCATTTTTGAAAGGTGATGCTGAAGAATCCCCACGAAAAGAAATATTTTATTTTGATGCTGGTGGAAACCTCAATGCGATCAGATATGGAATGTGGAAACTACATTTTGCAATTATGGACGGGGCAATCAATACGGCTTATCGTAAAACACCTAGTTGGCCACTTGCAATCAATTTAAGGGGAGACCCATATGAGGTGTCTTTTGAATCTGGACTCTACACTAGGTGGTATGGTGAGAATATGTGGTTATTTGTTCCTGCACAACGTTATGCTGCAGAGTTTTTATCCACATTTAAGGATTTCCCCCCGCAAACTGGGTCGTCACTTTCTGTTGATAAAGTAGTGCAACAGTTGGCTAGTCCTCCTAGAAATTAG
- a CDS encoding MoxR family ATPase, protein MSTLESIKQLQQRMSSSIIGQDGLIQRLILVLLADGNMLLEGLPGLAKTRAIKSLAKALECGLSRIQFTPDLLPSDVTGTEIYQPELKEKFVFQQGPIFSNLILADEINRAPAKVQSALLEAMEERQVSVAGKTYPMDPLFMVMATQNPVEQEGTYPLPEAQMDRFLMHVIIDYPDDASELEILRLNRAEQKKEKEKEETRLSPEIIFDARKEIAAVTISENMEKYIVDIISATRYPEKYSEELAAWIDFGASPRGSIAIDRACRTHAWMEGRDFVSPEDIRAVVHDCLRHRLILSYEANADGITADKVLETVLKEVAVVA, encoded by the coding sequence ATGAGCACATTAGAGAGTATCAAGCAACTACAGCAACGTATGTCATCCTCGATCATTGGCCAAGATGGATTGATTCAACGTTTAATTCTGGTTTTACTGGCTGATGGGAATATGCTGTTGGAAGGATTGCCAGGATTGGCAAAGACAAGGGCCATTAAGTCCTTGGCAAAAGCGCTGGAATGTGGATTGAGTAGGATCCAGTTTACACCTGATTTGCTTCCCTCAGATGTGACAGGAACAGAAATCTATCAACCAGAGCTTAAAGAGAAGTTTGTTTTTCAGCAAGGTCCAATTTTCAGCAACCTGATTTTGGCTGATGAAATCAACCGAGCGCCGGCAAAGGTTCAGTCTGCGTTATTGGAAGCCATGGAGGAACGGCAAGTATCCGTGGCCGGAAAAACCTATCCCATGGATCCGCTTTTTATGGTAATGGCTACGCAGAATCCTGTAGAACAGGAAGGAACTTATCCACTTCCAGAAGCCCAGATGGACCGTTTTTTAATGCACGTAATTATAGATTATCCAGATGATGCTTCTGAATTGGAGATTTTGCGCTTAAACCGCGCGGAACAGAAAAAGGAAAAAGAGAAAGAGGAGACACGCCTTTCTCCTGAGATTATTTTTGATGCCAGAAAAGAAATTGCAGCGGTGACTATTTCCGAAAATATGGAAAAGTACATTGTGGATATTATCTCAGCTACCCGCTACCCCGAGAAATACAGTGAAGAGCTTGCTGCCTGGATTGATTTTGGAGCTAGTCCCAGGGGAAGTATAGCTATTGATCGGGCATGTAGGACGCATGCATGGATGGAAGGCAGGGACTTTGTTTCTCCTGAGGACATCAGGGCGGTAGTCCACGATTGTCTTCGACATCGACTCATCCTAAGCTATGAAGCCAATGCAGATGGAATTACTGCCGATAAGGTTTTGGAGACTGTGTTGAAGGAAGTGGCAGTTGTCGCGTAA
- a CDS encoding VWA domain-containing protein: MFKEVFPIDWEAFHFLRPQWLWLVVPAVLFLLWGIISIRGEVKWKKVIAPHLRNYVIQKGSEKVKILMHCLLFIGFCMGTLALAGPTWKRVEVPGQQLETPMVICLDLSQSMMAEDMQPNRLERAKFKINDLLDQNPQARVALVAFAGTAHTVVPLTKDYDIIRSHVEGLSPSVMPVPGSDLGAALAVADTIMSVTTAPGTVMIMSDDFEDKEFNEIQNFVIGLDHRIEILPFNTPIGAAVPNPSGRGNIKEQGVDVVSLLDNQLIQKLNALENVEVTPLTLDDSDVEKISKKVKSGLIFTEKPEEKDNQWQDEGLLLIIPVIVLFLMWFRRGWVLYGLILLILSSCGEVQSFDDLWFTDDYQGQMLSDIGDYESAAEKYNDPMRQGVAYFKSGKFTEAIQAFSKDTTAEGAFNLGLAYYKNGDMTAASAAFGLASEMDPSMEQAAANKEAMSKMMGGTNEVDPEEAQEAESGGADNTKENDSMEDLSGGGQEATKEDMEQERLSETVNTDVRKAKELDEVPDDIGASKQEASDQKVLMQKVDDDPALFIKRKFEYQLKKGKVKPRSNEKAY, translated from the coding sequence ATGTTTAAGGAGGTATTTCCGATAGATTGGGAGGCTTTTCATTTCTTGAGGCCCCAGTGGTTGTGGTTAGTAGTTCCTGCTGTCCTATTCCTGTTATGGGGAATTATCAGCATCAGAGGAGAGGTAAAGTGGAAAAAAGTTATTGCACCTCATTTAAGGAATTATGTCATCCAAAAAGGCAGCGAAAAGGTGAAGATTTTGATGCACTGTTTACTTTTTATAGGTTTTTGCATGGGAACCTTGGCGTTGGCGGGACCTACTTGGAAGAGAGTGGAGGTTCCAGGGCAGCAATTAGAGACTCCAATGGTGATTTGTTTAGACCTTTCACAGAGCATGATGGCTGAGGATATGCAACCTAACCGATTAGAAAGGGCCAAATTCAAAATCAATGATTTATTGGATCAAAATCCACAAGCAAGGGTAGCTTTGGTGGCCTTTGCGGGTACTGCCCATACAGTTGTTCCGCTGACTAAGGATTATGATATCATCAGGAGTCATGTTGAAGGTTTATCCCCCTCCGTAATGCCCGTCCCAGGGTCTGATTTAGGGGCCGCATTGGCGGTGGCTGACACCATTATGAGTGTAACGACAGCTCCAGGTACGGTAATGATCATGTCTGATGATTTTGAAGATAAGGAGTTCAATGAGATTCAAAATTTTGTTATTGGATTAGACCATCGAATAGAAATACTTCCATTTAACACTCCCATTGGAGCAGCTGTGCCTAATCCTTCCGGACGAGGTAATATCAAAGAGCAAGGGGTGGATGTGGTTTCTTTATTGGATAATCAGCTCATTCAAAAGCTCAATGCATTGGAAAATGTAGAAGTGACTCCTTTGACTTTGGATGACAGTGATGTAGAGAAAATCAGTAAAAAGGTAAAATCAGGCTTGATCTTTACTGAAAAGCCAGAAGAAAAAGACAACCAATGGCAGGATGAAGGCTTGTTGTTGATTATTCCGGTGATTGTGTTATTTCTGATGTGGTTCAGAAGGGGGTGGGTGCTTTATGGTTTGATACTTTTGATACTTAGTTCCTGTGGGGAAGTACAAAGCTTTGATGATTTATGGTTTACAGATGATTATCAAGGTCAAATGCTTAGTGATATAGGAGACTATGAATCTGCTGCTGAAAAATATAATGATCCCATGAGGCAAGGGGTGGCTTATTTTAAATCTGGGAAATTTACAGAAGCCATTCAGGCTTTTTCCAAAGATACTACTGCAGAGGGAGCATTTAATTTGGGTTTGGCCTATTACAAAAATGGTGATATGACGGCTGCCAGTGCTGCTTTTGGTTTGGCCAGTGAGATGGATCCGAGCATGGAACAAGCAGCTGCCAATAAGGAAGCTATGAGCAAAATGATGGGGGGTACCAATGAAGTAGACCCTGAAGAGGCGCAAGAGGCAGAAAGTGGAGGAGCCGATAATACCAAAGAGAATGACAGTATGGAAGACTTGAGTGGAGGAGGGCAAGAGGCCACCAAAGAGGATATGGAACAGGAAAGATTGTCCGAAACAGTAAATACGGATGTAAGAAAAGCCAAGGAACTAGATGAAGTTCCGGATGATATTGGAGCTTCCAAACAAGAAGCGAGCGATCAAAAAGTACTGATGCAAAAGGTAGATGATGATCCAGCGCTGTTCATAAAGAGAAAATTTGAATACCAACTTAAAAAAGGCAAAGTGAAGCCTCGCTCGAATGAAAAGGCTTATTAG
- a CDS encoding VWA domain-containing protein — protein sequence MPENFEIGNIWALFLLPLPILVYWLLPPVRMKSASINLPTYSKVLDQTGQKPRKAAMVKRKGFFSWIYLTLIWCLLLAALASPQLVGEPELKVKTSRNFLIAADISFSMATNDWTIDGKKVRRWDAVKEVMHDFIKERKGDRMGLVFFGSSAYIQAPFTPDLETVDQMLEEADVGMAGQMTNIGKAIAKGTTLFEKDTIETKVMLLLTDGVDAGIDVLPLDAADMARRDSVIIYTIGIGDPFGNQSDLDEKTLEEIAEMTGGQYFRAIDTDRLNEIYDELNKLEPIEYEEEENKPVTLLYIYPLGAALGLMLLGMLIGNIGSSVKKMNRKEAYV from the coding sequence ATGCCAGAGAACTTTGAAATAGGAAACATATGGGCTTTGTTCCTACTGCCTTTACCTATTTTGGTTTATTGGCTTCTTCCTCCTGTCCGGATGAAAAGTGCCTCGATTAATTTGCCTACTTATTCCAAAGTGTTGGACCAAACAGGTCAAAAGCCAAGAAAGGCAGCCATGGTCAAGCGGAAAGGTTTCTTTTCTTGGATTTACCTTACTTTGATATGGTGTTTACTGTTGGCTGCTCTTGCTTCGCCCCAGCTTGTAGGCGAGCCAGAATTGAAAGTAAAGACTTCCAGAAATTTTTTAATTGCAGCGGATATCTCATTTAGTATGGCCACAAATGACTGGACGATTGATGGAAAAAAGGTTCGACGTTGGGATGCTGTAAAGGAGGTAATGCATGACTTTATAAAAGAGAGAAAAGGTGACAGGATGGGTTTGGTGTTTTTTGGCTCCAGTGCTTATATCCAGGCACCTTTTACACCGGACCTGGAGACGGTGGACCAAATGCTGGAAGAGGCAGATGTGGGAATGGCTGGGCAGATGACCAACATTGGTAAAGCTATCGCTAAGGGAACCACACTTTTTGAAAAAGATACGATTGAAACCAAAGTAATGCTCTTATTGACAGATGGGGTGGATGCAGGTATCGATGTGCTGCCACTAGATGCGGCTGACATGGCCAGAAGGGACTCAGTGATTATTTACACCATTGGCATTGGAGACCCCTTTGGAAACCAAAGTGATTTGGATGAAAAAACGTTAGAAGAAATTGCTGAAATGACAGGAGGGCAATATTTCAGGGCTATAGATACGGATCGCTTGAACGAGATCTATGATGAGTTAAATAAACTCGAACCTATCGAGTATGAAGAAGAGGAAAATAAGCCTGTTACTTTACTTTACATCTATCCTCTTGGTGCAGCTCTGGGACTTATGCTCTTGGGAATGCTGATTGGAAATATTGGAAGTAGTGTGAAAAAGATGAATAGAAAGGAGGCTTATGTTTAA
- a CDS encoding arylsulfatase → MKKTTFLLLFTMVIGSTYAQDKPNILVIWGDDIGQSNISAYTLGMVGYHTPNIDRIAKEGMIFTDYYAEQSCTAGRSSFILGQSVFRTGLSKVGMPGAKEGISEKDPTIAELLKPAGYATGQFGKNHLGDRDEHLPTNHGFDVFYGNLYHLNAEEEPELPDYPDPAEYPNFREKYGPRGVIKSTADGSIEDTGPLTKKRMEIIDDESSDAAIEFIRNAVANDQRFFVWWNGTRMHFRTHVKEEHRGISGQNEYGDGMVEHDMHVGKFLDLLDELGIADNTIVMYSTDNGPHKNTWPDAGVNPFRGEKNTNWEGGWRVPAMVRWPGKIKAGSVSNEVMSGMDWMPTFLAAAGQGDVPQKLLSGYSANGRNFKVHLDGYNFLPYLTGQVDKGPRKEIFYFSDDGDLTALRYNDWKLIFMEQRMAGTLGVWANPFTPLRMPLVFNLRRDPYEFATITSNTYYDWMLDHAFLLVPAQDIVADFLMTFKDYPPRMQAASFSLDKVLEKLSSPNGSN, encoded by the coding sequence ATGAAGAAAACAACGTTTTTATTGCTTTTTACAATGGTTATTGGGTCAACTTATGCCCAAGACAAACCCAATATCTTGGTAATTTGGGGAGATGACATTGGCCAATCCAATATCAGTGCATACACTCTAGGTATGGTGGGCTATCACACACCTAATATTGATAGAATAGCGAAGGAGGGAATGATCTTTACCGATTATTATGCCGAGCAAAGCTGTACAGCTGGCCGTTCTTCTTTTATTTTAGGACAAAGTGTATTTCGTACTGGATTGAGTAAGGTAGGTATGCCAGGTGCAAAAGAGGGAATTTCAGAGAAAGACCCAACTATTGCTGAATTGCTTAAACCAGCAGGTTATGCCACAGGTCAATTTGGTAAAAACCATTTGGGAGACCGAGATGAACACTTACCAACCAATCATGGATTTGATGTCTTTTACGGTAATTTATATCATTTAAATGCTGAAGAGGAACCTGAATTGCCTGATTATCCTGACCCAGCAGAGTATCCTAATTTTAGAGAAAAATATGGTCCAAGAGGGGTTATCAAGTCAACCGCTGATGGAAGTATAGAAGATACAGGTCCATTGACCAAGAAAAGAATGGAGATTATCGATGATGAGTCTTCAGATGCGGCAATAGAATTTATCCGTAATGCAGTTGCCAATGACCAAAGATTTTTCGTGTGGTGGAACGGTACCAGAATGCACTTTAGAACTCATGTGAAAGAAGAGCATCGCGGAATCTCAGGGCAAAATGAATATGGAGACGGTATGGTCGAACATGATATGCATGTTGGTAAGTTCTTGGACTTATTGGATGAACTGGGCATCGCTGACAATACGATTGTAATGTATAGTACTGACAATGGTCCCCATAAAAACACATGGCCTGACGCAGGGGTAAACCCATTTAGAGGAGAGAAAAACACCAACTGGGAAGGTGGATGGAGAGTGCCGGCTATGGTTCGCTGGCCTGGTAAAATCAAGGCTGGGTCTGTCAGTAATGAGGTCATGAGTGGAATGGACTGGATGCCAACATTTTTGGCTGCAGCAGGACAAGGGGACGTTCCTCAAAAGTTATTGTCAGGTTATTCCGCAAATGGCAGAAACTTCAAAGTGCATCTCGATGGTTATAACTTCTTGCCTTATTTAACCGGTCAAGTAGATAAAGGGCCTAGAAAAGAAATTTTTTACTTCTCGGATGATGGAGATTTAACTGCCTTAAGATATAATGATTGGAAGTTGATCTTCATGGAACAACGAATGGCAGGTACATTGGGGGTATGGGCCAATCCTTTTACCCCTTTACGAATGCCTTTAGTATTTAATTTGAGGAGAGATCCATATGAGTTTGCAACCATTACATCCAATACTTATTATGACTGGATGTTGGATCATGCATTTTTATTGGTTCCAGCTCAGGATATAGTAGCTGATTTCCTAATGACCTTTAAAGACTATCCGCCTAGAATGCAAGCAGCTAGTTTCAGTTTGGATAAAGTTTTGGAAAAACTTTCCTCACCTAACGGAAGTAACTAA
- a CDS encoding HAD family phosphatase: MKKHIISYLLIGLMLGCATPKEEQVVSDVVHGNESEINSLNEVYLDSWNDAAKSKITTWVEAVTNSSSSSFIPEEDRIAVFDNDGTLWSEQPIYFQVAFAIDEIKRMAPDHPEWSTQAPFKPLLEGDIAGFLAGGEKALGTLLATTHTGMTTEEFDKRVKSWMQTATHPVTGKHYNEMIYQPMLELLGYLRANGFKTFIVSGGGVDFMRAWTEEAYGIPPYQVVGSLSGMSYEMEGDTPVLNKLPELYFNDDKAGKPVGISRSIGKRPVFAGGNSDGDYEMLQYTSTGSGERFGMFIHHTDSVREYAYDRDSHIGRLNKGLDDAQKYNWMIVDMAKDWKVIYPYQMK; this comes from the coding sequence ATGAAAAAACACATTATAAGTTATCTTCTTATTGGTTTAATGTTGGGGTGTGCTACTCCTAAAGAAGAACAAGTCGTTTCTGATGTAGTTCATGGGAATGAGAGTGAAATAAACTCTTTAAATGAAGTTTATTTAGATTCTTGGAATGATGCTGCAAAATCGAAAATCACAACATGGGTGGAAGCAGTCACCAATTCTTCATCTTCCTCCTTTATTCCCGAAGAAGATAGGATCGCTGTTTTCGATAATGATGGTACCTTATGGAGCGAGCAGCCCATTTATTTCCAAGTAGCTTTTGCGATTGATGAGATCAAGAGGATGGCTCCTGATCATCCAGAATGGTCAACCCAAGCACCTTTTAAGCCCTTGTTAGAAGGAGATATAGCTGGTTTTCTTGCTGGGGGAGAAAAAGCCCTGGGGACGCTTTTGGCTACCACCCATACTGGAATGACTACAGAAGAGTTTGATAAAAGGGTGAAAAGCTGGATGCAAACCGCAACACACCCGGTCACTGGCAAGCATTATAATGAAATGATCTATCAACCTATGTTGGAGTTGTTGGGTTATTTACGGGCCAACGGATTTAAAACATTTATTGTTTCTGGTGGAGGAGTTGATTTTATGAGGGCCTGGACCGAAGAGGCTTATGGAATCCCTCCGTATCAGGTAGTTGGTTCATTGAGTGGGATGTCCTATGAAATGGAGGGGGATACTCCAGTTTTAAATAAGTTACCGGAGCTGTATTTTAATGATGATAAAGCGGGTAAACCTGTTGGGATTTCAAGAAGTATAGGAAAACGGCCTGTGTTTGCAGGAGGAAACAGCGATGGGGACTATGAAATGCTTCAATATACCTCTACTGGCTCAGGGGAGAGATTTGGGATGTTTATTCACCATACGGATTCTGTGAGAGAGTATGCTTATGATCGAGATTCCCATATTGGCCGGCTAAACAAAGGTCTGGATGATGCGCAAAAATACAACTGGATGATTGTGGATATGGCCAAGGATTGGAAAGTGATCTATCCCTATCAAATGAAGTAG
- a CDS encoding arylsulfatase, which produces MKSKLLIRTGLCLVINCFCFGSYAQEKPNILVIMGDDIGYWNLSYNNRGMMGYTTPNIDKLAAEGTTFTDYYAEQSCTAGRAAFITGQMPVRTGMTKVGIPGSTLGIQPEDPTLAELLKPLGYATGQFGKNHLGDLDEFLPTNHGFDEFYGNLYHLNAEETPENPYYPKNPEFRKKFGPRGVIKSSADGSVEDTGPLTKKRMETIDQEVLDATTDFMDRQVEADKPFFVWFNTTRMHYVTHVPEEYEGKTGLGEYADGMVQHDDQIGKLLSKLEELGVDDNTIIIYTTDNGPHFNMWPDGGITPFRGEKNTNWDGGYRVPCIIKWPGKIPAGNVVNEIVSGNDWLPTIMAAVGEDDIKEKLLTGYQVGDMNYRVHLDGYNLLPFLTGEKEVSKDQYGATNWPRREFFYWNDDGQLVAMRYDRWKLVFMEQQSSKFGVWMYPFVQLRIPLIFDLRMDPFERAQHNSNSYYEWMEGIIQFAGGASQVIAGQMISSFKDYPPRQRPASFNLDEVMESLTAGQQGN; this is translated from the coding sequence ATGAAATCAAAACTTTTAATTAGAACAGGTCTTTGCCTTGTTATCAATTGTTTTTGTTTTGGATCTTATGCACAAGAAAAGCCCAACATACTTGTGATCATGGGAGACGATATTGGTTATTGGAACCTGAGTTATAATAACAGAGGAATGATGGGATATACTACTCCCAACATTGATAAGCTGGCTGCTGAAGGCACTACTTTTACTGATTATTATGCTGAACAATCCTGCACAGCAGGTAGGGCAGCATTTATAACGGGACAGATGCCTGTGAGAACTGGAATGACTAAGGTTGGTATACCAGGCTCTACTTTGGGGATTCAGCCAGAAGATCCCACATTGGCTGAGCTGCTTAAGCCTTTGGGCTATGCCACAGGTCAATTTGGTAAAAACCATTTAGGTGATTTGGATGAATTTTTACCTACCAACCATGGTTTTGATGAATTTTATGGAAATCTATACCACTTAAATGCAGAAGAGACCCCTGAAAACCCCTACTACCCTAAGAATCCAGAGTTCAGGAAAAAATTTGGCCCCAGAGGTGTCATTAAGAGTTCCGCAGATGGAAGTGTAGAGGATACTGGTCCTTTGACCAAAAAAAGAATGGAGACTATAGATCAGGAAGTATTGGATGCTACAACCGATTTTATGGATCGACAAGTGGAAGCGGATAAACCATTTTTTGTTTGGTTCAATACCACCCGAATGCATTATGTAACCCATGTGCCAGAAGAGTATGAAGGAAAAACCGGGCTTGGTGAATATGCTGATGGAATGGTCCAACATGATGATCAAATTGGAAAATTATTGAGCAAACTGGAAGAACTTGGTGTGGACGATAATACCATTATTATTTACACTACTGATAACGGTCCACATTTCAATATGTGGCCTGATGGAGGAATTACACCATTTAGAGGAGAAAAAAATACCAACTGGGATGGAGGTTATCGTGTGCCGTGCATCATCAAGTGGCCTGGGAAAATACCAGCAGGAAATGTGGTAAATGAAATTGTTTCGGGTAATGACTGGTTGCCTACCATCATGGCGGCAGTAGGAGAGGATGATATTAAGGAAAAGTTACTCACTGGATACCAGGTTGGTGATATGAATTATAGGGTTCACTTAGATGGATATAATTTGTTGCCGTTTTTAACTGGAGAAAAGGAAGTGAGTAAAGACCAATATGGAGCTACTAACTGGCCAAGAAGAGAGTTTTTTTACTGGAATGATGATGGGCAATTGGTAGCTATGCGCTATGATCGCTGGAAGCTGGTATTTATGGAACAGCAATCCTCCAAATTTGGTGTGTGGATGTATCCGTTTGTTCAACTAAGGATTCCTTTAATATTTGATTTAAGAATGGATCCTTTTGAAAGGGCTCAGCATAATTCCAATAGTTATTATGAATGGATGGAAGGAATTATCCAGTTTGCTGGTGGAGCTTCTCAAGTTATCGCAGGTCAAATGATTTCATCATTTAAGGATTATCCACCTAGGCAAAGACCAGCTTCATTTAATCTGGATGAAGTAATGGAATCATTAACTGCTGGACAACAAGGAAATTGA
- a CDS encoding DUF58 domain-containing protein, translating to MGGAKENFPKDIFISLKELLGMEHLALHFSLLARKQKVNSILGGKHASKLRGRGLDFEEVRNYVNGDDIRNIDWKVTARTHQTHTRVFTEEKEKPALIVVDQSKSMFFGSQKYTKSVVAARLAAMVAFRVLKQGDRVGGVVFADQGIDIVFPKRDRKNILRFFEMIVNRNHELADSSPVQFEEALKETFKKTRNIVTHDFMVVVISDFLRYSPQLTKFIAQIAQHNDVLLAKVTDPMEWEIPDVKFVAGDRESQASIDGEKKNIRDSLQNRFKSDFEKFKTEMKKHRVPLFSINTIEPVDVQLKEIFKGGGR from the coding sequence ATGGGCGGTGCTAAAGAAAATTTCCCAAAAGATATATTTATTTCCCTAAAGGAGTTGCTGGGAATGGAGCATCTTGCTTTGCACTTTAGCCTATTGGCCAGAAAGCAAAAAGTCAACAGTATCTTGGGAGGAAAGCATGCCTCAAAGCTTAGAGGAAGAGGCTTGGATTTTGAAGAAGTAAGAAACTATGTCAATGGAGACGATATTCGCAATATTGACTGGAAAGTAACTGCTAGAACCCATCAGACCCATACCCGGGTGTTTACAGAGGAAAAAGAAAAGCCGGCATTGATTGTAGTAGACCAATCTAAATCCATGTTTTTTGGTTCGCAGAAATACACCAAATCAGTAGTAGCGGCAAGACTTGCTGCCATGGTGGCTTTCAGGGTTTTAAAGCAGGGAGATAGAGTAGGGGGAGTGGTTTTTGCTGACCAAGGCATTGACATAGTTTTTCCCAAAAGGGATAGAAAAAATATCCTTCGATTTTTTGAAATGATTGTCAATAGAAATCATGAATTGGCTGATTCCTCACCTGTCCAGTTCGAAGAGGCTTTAAAGGAAACTTTTAAAAAAACCAGAAATATAGTTACCCATGATTTTATGGTGGTAGTGATCAGTGATTTTTTGAGGTACTCTCCACAGCTGACCAAGTTTATAGCGCAGATTGCCCAGCACAACGATGTGTTGCTGGCTAAGGTAACAGATCCTATGGAATGGGAAATTCCTGATGTCAAATTTGTAGCAGGAGACAGGGAAAGCCAAGCCTCGATCGATGGGGAGAAAAAAAACATAAGAGATAGTCTGCAAAATAGATTTAAGTCAGACTTTGAAAAATTTAAGACTGAGATGAAAAAGCATCGGGTGCCCTTGTTCAGCATCAATACAATAGAACCTGTGGATGTTCAGTTGAAAGAAATTTTTAAAGGAGGGGGAAGATGA
- a CDS encoding DUF4381 domain-containing protein: MKYFFQSDSLAANDSTAVAQLLQGAKLYEPESVKFSFETVGWTIVGVVLLLGVLVLIFLGVRNHIRNKYRREALENIRMLSGEEQRLMEVFVVLKNTAMKAFGRNKVGGLYGHDWLAFLEKTGKQVNFLDREEEFMAALYKNDRLSNEGKNKLLVNAEKWVRTHAREL; the protein is encoded by the coding sequence ATGAAATACTTTTTTCAATCAGATAGCTTAGCCGCAAATGACTCAACCGCAGTTGCTCAATTGTTACAAGGAGCGAAGCTTTATGAGCCTGAATCGGTGAAGTTCAGTTTTGAAACAGTTGGATGGACAATTGTTGGAGTGGTATTGTTGTTGGGTGTTTTGGTATTGATTTTTTTGGGAGTTAGGAACCATATCAGAAATAAATATAGAAGAGAGGCCCTAGAGAACATCAGAATGTTATCTGGAGAGGAGCAGCGTTTGATGGAGGTTTTTGTGGTGCTGAAAAATACCGCTATGAAGGCGTTTGGTCGTAATAAAGTCGGTGGACTGTATGGTCATGACTGGTTGGCTTTTTTGGAAAAAACAGGAAAGCAAGTGAATTTTTTAGACAGGGAAGAAGAGTTTATGGCAGCTTTATACAAGAATGATAGGTTGTCCAACGAGGGAAAAAACAAGTTATTGGTCAATGCTGAAAAATGGGTAAGAACACATGCCAGAGAACTTTGA